The segment TGCACCATCCGTTCGAGCACGGCCGTTGCAATGACCAGTCCCGCCAGGAGCAGCAGCTTGACCCGTACGAGCCTGCGATCGTCCGCGAAGAGGCGGCACAGTTGCGCGACCGTCATCCGCGGCGCGGCCTCCGCCGGCACCCACGTCGCGTGGTGGAGTGTGGGATACGCGTGCCGCCGCGGCGACGATAGCGGTGCTCGCCTTACCGTTCGCCGCACGACCCGCCACCCCTGTGTCGACTCGGGGGCGGTCATGCCCATTCGGCGCGCCGTGCTTACGACCATCCGTGCACCCCCTGGTAGGCTCGGATGAGCCCGATGACCCGCCCGACGATTTGAAATTCCTCGCGGATGGGTCGGTACGCAGGGTTTGCGGGCATGAGCAGGGGCCGGCCTTCATCGAGTGCCAGCGTCTTCACCGTTGCTTCGTCCCCCAGGAGAGCGACCACGATCTCTCCCGGTGCGGCGACCGACTGTTTCCTGACGATGACCAGGTCGCCGGAGATGATCCCGGCCCCATTCATGCTATCCCCACGTACGCGCAGCAAGAAACATCCTCGAGCGTCACCGAGGAGGTGACGCGGTACTTCGACGTGCTCTTCGACATGTTCGTCGGCCAGAATTGGCGCCCCGGCCGACACGCGGCCGATGAGCGGGAGGGGGACGCTGTCACCGGTCTGGATGAGTGCCTTGTCGACTACTTCCAGGGCGCGCATCCGCTCGCCGTGGCGCCTGATACACCCCTTCTGTTCAAGGGCCACGAGGTGTTGGTGGACGGTGGACGGTGACTTCAGGCCGAGCGCATCACCGATCTCCCGAACAGACGGCGCATATCCCTTGTCCTGGACCTCTCTGACGAGGTAGTCCAGGATCTGCTGCTGCCGATCCGTGAGGCCCTGCCTTCTTCCCATGGATCCTGACCTCCCCCGCTGGTCCCTCGTCAATGTCATTATAGCGAACTAATGTACGGTATATCAATGTCAGATAATACGAACGTATGTACGAAACTATGGCGAAATCACCGTCATTCGGATCGAGATCTCCCAATGGCGACCTTGCTCGCTCGCGCGCCTGGTTTCTCGGATTCCCTCGTGGTTCTTGGCCTCATCGAGATGGTTCTTCGGACGGCGGTGGCGAGGTGCGATTCGGCGGGCCGACGAAAGTGAGGGATGCCTGGCCGTGGTGGGCGCCGAGGCGGCAGGACCGAATGCGGGGGAGGTCAGCGTGATGCGGTTGGCCGATCGTGTGGCATTGATCACCGGTGCCGGTTCCGGTATCGGCCGGGCCACGGCGCTCCTGTTTGCCCGGGAGGGTTCCCGCGTCGCCGTCGTAGACGTGGACGAGGCGGGCGGTCGGGAGACGGTCCGTGCGATCGAGGACGCGGGGGGATCGGCGATGTGGGCGCGGGCCGATGTGGCCGCACCAGAGGACGCGAAACGCGCGGCCGATGCGGTCGCCGCGTGGTACGGTCGGCTCGACGTCCTCTTTAACAACGCCGGCATCAGCCACGTCGGCGTGCTCCACGAAGTCCCGGAAGCCGAGTGGGACCACGTCATCGCCGTAAACGTCCGGGGTGTGTACCTGATGGCGAAGTACGTGGTCCCGCACATGCTCGTGCAGGGCCACGGGT is part of the bacterium genome and harbors:
- a CDS encoding SDR family oxidoreductase, whose amino-acid sequence is MRLADRVALITGAGSGIGRATALLFAREGSRVAVVDVDEAGGRETVRAIEDAGGSAMWARADVAAPEDAKRAADAVAAWYGRLDVLFNNAGISHVGVLHEVPEAEWDHVIAVNVRGVYLMAKYVVPHMLVQGHGCIINMSSGAALFGLERRAAYSASKGAVLALTRAMAVDYAPHRIRVNALCPGTVYTPFVERYLHASYADPAAALERLNERQLAGRLGRPEEIAAAALYLASDDAEFVTGSPLIIDGGMTGGRRA
- the lexA gene encoding transcriptional repressor LexA, whose translation is MGRRQGLTDRQQQILDYLVREVQDKGYAPSVREIGDALGLKSPSTVHQHLVALEQKGCIRRHGERMRALEVVDKALIQTGDSVPLPLIGRVSAGAPILADEHVEEHVEVPRHLLGDARGCFLLRVRGDSMNGAGIISGDLVIVRKQSVAAPGEIVVALLGDEATVKTLALDEGRPLLMPANPAYRPIREEFQIVGRVIGLIRAYQGVHGWS